The following proteins are encoded in a genomic region of Pelodictyon phaeoclathratiforme BU-1:
- a CDS encoding response regulator, whose translation MKILVIDDDAAVRKFISMILQRKKHTVIEADNGKSGLLLLQENPDVSVMITDLIMPEKEGIETIIEVRQHYPSIKIVAISGGGKVSPENYLVIADALGANTTLKKPFSGQELMHAIENL comes from the coding sequence ATGAAAATTCTTGTTATCGACGATGACGCGGCTGTAAGAAAATTTATCAGCATGATTCTGCAGAGAAAAAAACATACCGTCATCGAGGCTGATAACGGCAAAAGCGGCCTGTTGCTTCTGCAGGAAAACCCGGACGTCTCTGTTATGATCACCGACCTCATTATGCCCGAAAAAGAGGGTATTGAAACCATTATTGAAGTACGGCAACACTACCCATCTATAAAAATCGTAGCCATCTCGGGTGGAGGAAAAGTCAGCCCTGAAAACTACCTCGTCATAGCCGACGCCCTCGGGGCAAACACCACCCTGAAAAAGCCATTCAGCGGTCAGGAACTGATGCATGCCATCGAAAACCTGTAA
- a CDS encoding SDR family oxidoreductase — protein sequence MERNKVYNGKVLVVGATGKCGQWVVKRLLYYGVPVRVFSRERDKAFRLFGEHVEIITGKIQSVSDIALAVKGCDAVISALGSSSYSGESSPADVDRDGVKRLVDEASKAGVSHFGLVSSLAVTRWYHPLNLFAGVLLKKWEAEEHLRSVFSRPGLSYTIVRPGGLKDGEPLHHKLHVDTGDRLWSGWINRSDVAELLVVALWVERAKNKTFEVVNDIEEEQSGLEQYYDLLPE from the coding sequence ATGGAACGTAATAAAGTGTATAATGGAAAAGTGCTCGTTGTTGGGGCTACGGGGAAGTGCGGTCAGTGGGTGGTAAAGAGGCTCCTGTATTACGGTGTTCCGGTAAGAGTCTTTTCAAGGGAGCGCGATAAAGCTTTTCGTTTGTTTGGTGAGCATGTTGAAATTATTACTGGCAAGATTCAGTCTGTGTCCGATATTGCGCTTGCGGTCAAGGGGTGCGATGCGGTTATCTCGGCGCTTGGTTCCAGCTCCTATTCTGGTGAGTCGTCGCCAGCCGATGTGGATCGGGATGGGGTGAAGAGGCTTGTTGATGAAGCTTCGAAAGCGGGAGTGAGCCATTTTGGACTTGTCAGTTCTCTTGCTGTTACCAGGTGGTACCATCCGCTGAATCTTTTCGCTGGAGTGTTGCTGAAAAAATGGGAAGCTGAAGAGCATCTCCGGTCGGTTTTTTCAAGACCAGGTCTCTCCTATACCATTGTCAGGCCCGGTGGTTTGAAGGATGGCGAACCCTTGCATCACAAACTGCATGTCGATACCGGCGACCGATTATGGAGTGGCTGGATTAATCGCTCTGACGTTGCCGAGCTTCTTGTCGTCGCTCTATGGGTTGAGAGAGCCAAAAATAAAACTTTTGAAGTGGTCAATGATATTGAGGAAGAGCAGTCAGGTCTTGAACAATACTATGATCTGCTTCCAGAGTAG
- a CDS encoding pentapeptide repeat-containing protein has protein sequence MPTIIHTVMKQNPIVMVSLFIASCLTVNRTASAYDQESFSTLKKGVSAWNSMRLANPEGAFDLEEAELEDLDLTGVNLGKTVLIRVKLNGSKLDMADLKGANLTMALIKKANLRKSDFTGSSLTGANLQGSFMKGAVLREANLEGANLRWAMLENGDLNRANLTGATLFEANLAGADLKGANLKNAHFLEQANLNGATLSNNTILPSGKKATASWSALHNASFVREQENEAMTYKTPLLAEKNTITKTGAKNITENRKQPATAARTRVEQSSFQNTNMAGADFHKADLHKAEMKSAKLQGADLQGANLDRAFLKGADLSNSNLSNALLYGAKLGNANLSGANLEGASLFEADLEGANLEGANLKGANIMDANFNNATLSSETILPSGQQATPNWAARQGCRFVHKSQK, from the coding sequence ATGCCAACAATCATCCACACCGTCATGAAACAAAATCCCATCGTCATGGTTTCGCTTTTTATAGCGTCTTGCCTCACCGTGAATCGCACGGCCTCCGCTTACGATCAGGAGAGCTTCAGTACGCTGAAAAAAGGGGTTTCGGCCTGGAATTCCATGCGTCTTGCCAACCCCGAAGGAGCGTTCGACCTCGAAGAGGCGGAACTTGAAGATCTCGACCTGACTGGTGTGAACCTCGGCAAAACCGTGTTAATCAGGGTAAAACTCAACGGATCAAAACTTGACATGGCTGACCTGAAAGGAGCAAACCTGACAATGGCCCTGATAAAAAAAGCAAATCTCAGAAAGAGTGACTTTACAGGAAGCTCTCTTACTGGAGCAAATCTTCAGGGATCCTTCATGAAAGGTGCTGTGTTGCGGGAAGCCAACCTTGAGGGAGCAAATTTGAGATGGGCTATGCTTGAAAATGGTGACCTTAACAGGGCGAACCTGACTGGCGCCACTCTTTTCGAAGCGAATCTTGCGGGTGCAGACCTGAAAGGTGCAAATCTGAAAAATGCGCATTTCCTTGAACAAGCCAATCTCAACGGGGCTACGCTATCAAACAATACCATCCTGCCCTCAGGGAAAAAAGCCACAGCAAGCTGGAGTGCACTACACAATGCATCATTCGTCAGGGAACAGGAAAACGAGGCAATGACCTACAAAACACCACTCCTTGCAGAAAAGAACACAATCACCAAAACAGGCGCAAAAAACATAACGGAAAACAGAAAACAGCCTGCAACTGCTGCCCGAACCCGTGTTGAACAAAGCTCTTTTCAAAACACCAACATGGCTGGTGCCGATTTCCATAAAGCCGATCTCCACAAAGCGGAGATGAAGTCTGCAAAGCTGCAGGGAGCTGATCTTCAAGGAGCAAACCTTGACCGTGCATTTCTGAAAGGGGCTGATCTCAGCAACAGTAATCTTTCGAACGCATTACTTTACGGAGCGAAACTCGGCAATGCCAATCTGAGTGGGGCAAATCTCGAAGGAGCATCACTTTTTGAAGCGGATCTTGAAGGCGCGAATCTTGAAGGCGCAAACCTGAAAGGTGCAAACATTATGGACGCAAATTTCAACAATGCTACCCTGTCGTCAGAGACCATTCTTCCTTCAGGACAACAGGCAACACCAAACTGGGCCGCACGTCAAGGATGCCGGTTTGTGCATAAGAGCCAAAAATAA
- a CDS encoding PAS domain-containing protein, translated as MSSNSGFSQRLREYILQKHGSINSFCKAVGIKYPAQMTPYLQGKCRPGKKMLERLRNDGADIQWLQSGHVKDYPLAPLSNALAFSRSRMDIDNLFRQVHLNVGGESDRFKPVIEAYAVIDHAERLVDMTGSIETFLGYEANALSEVGLASLIHPEDYVLVQSSLHRQRQEDDIVTFHSRFKTGEGKYMLVEWCLYIKCKPMSDLREYTMILRKSGS; from the coding sequence ATGTCGTCAAATTCAGGATTCAGTCAACGGCTTCGGGAATATATTCTCCAGAAACATGGTTCCATCAACTCTTTTTGCAAGGCCGTCGGGATAAAATATCCGGCACAGATGACTCCCTATCTTCAGGGAAAGTGTCGGCCCGGTAAAAAAATGCTTGAGCGTCTTAGAAATGATGGGGCAGATATCCAATGGTTGCAGAGTGGTCATGTCAAAGATTATCCTTTGGCTCCGCTGAGCAATGCACTGGCTTTTTCCCGCTCCCGGATGGATATCGATAATTTGTTCAGGCAGGTTCATCTCAATGTTGGTGGTGAGAGTGATCGCTTTAAACCGGTCATAGAGGCTTATGCAGTTATTGATCATGCAGAACGCCTGGTTGATATGACCGGATCGATTGAAACTTTTTTAGGCTATGAAGCCAATGCGTTGTCAGAGGTTGGATTGGCCTCTTTGATTCATCCTGAAGACTATGTGCTTGTGCAGAGTTCATTACACCGACAACGGCAGGAAGATGATATTGTAACGTTTCATTCAAGATTTAAAACCGGCGAAGGCAAGTATATGCTTGTGGAGTGGTGCCTCTACATAAAGTGTAAACCGATGTCAGATTTAAGAGAGTATACCATGATTTTGAGAAAGTCAGGCAGTTAG
- a CDS encoding DUF475 domain-containing protein gives MTDFLQHIFDNPLSSLLVVSNLIIIESLLSVDNAAVLATMVMDLPAKKRAAALKYGIIGAYVFRGLCLFFAAFLVQIWWLKPLGGLYLLYLVWAWLKGKKTPSKDDDYFNKQSNWLYQLTSGRLGAFWSTVLLIEMMDLAFSIDNIFAAVAFTDNLILICVGVFIGILAMRFVAQGFVGLMERYPFLETCAFVVIGLLGIKLSFSVIEHYYPEMAVMRFMEGPYADIITSGVTVAIFVIPVLTSLFFNIPGKKRT, from the coding sequence ATGACTGATTTTCTGCAACATATTTTTGATAATCCACTCTCATCACTGCTTGTTGTTAGCAATTTAATCATTATCGAAAGTCTTCTCTCTGTCGATAATGCGGCTGTGCTTGCCACTATGGTTATGGATTTGCCAGCGAAAAAACGGGCTGCTGCGTTGAAATATGGTATTATCGGAGCCTATGTATTCAGGGGGCTCTGCCTTTTTTTTGCCGCTTTTCTGGTGCAAATCTGGTGGTTAAAGCCTCTCGGAGGTCTCTATCTGCTCTATCTTGTCTGGGCCTGGCTGAAAGGTAAAAAAACCCCAAGTAAAGATGATGATTATTTCAACAAGCAGAGTAACTGGTTGTATCAATTGACCTCAGGCCGATTGGGGGCATTTTGGTCGACGGTTCTTCTTATCGAAATGATGGATCTTGCATTTTCGATAGATAATATTTTTGCTGCTGTGGCTTTTACCGACAATCTTATACTGATCTGTGTCGGTGTTTTTATTGGTATTCTGGCTATGCGTTTTGTTGCCCAGGGCTTTGTTGGGCTCATGGAGAGGTACCCGTTTCTCGAAACCTGTGCGTTTGTGGTTATCGGTTTGCTTGGTATCAAACTCTCATTTTCAGTGATAGAGCATTACTATCCGGAAATGGCTGTTATGAGGTTTATGGAGGGGCCATATGCCGACATCATTACCTCTGGAGTGACGGTTGCCATATTTGTTATTCCTGTACTCACGAGTCTGTTTTTCAATATTCCCGGAAAAAAGCGTACCTGA
- a CDS encoding potassium transporter Kup has product MSKIAEEPDLRNQSGLSGIKRLAGLSLGALGVVFGDIGTSPLYAVRECFHGEYGIPITQVNVLGVLSLLVWALLLIVSLKYLTFIMKADNDGEGGILALTALIIMQSKKQGYERWLLVVIGLFGAALLYGDGMITPAISVLSAVEGVQIIAPAFRELVIPVTIAVLVALFFFQHHGTARVGALFGPIIFVWFVVIGLLGLAEIIRYPQILQAILPWYGISFLLSNHLQGFMVLGAVFLSVTGAEALYADMGHFGKRPIRLTWVLLVLPALLLNYFGQGALLLAFPEQSHHPFYGLVPSWAMIPMVVLSTSATIIASQALITGVFSLTQQAMQLGYLPRLTVTHTSDKHIGQIYVPAANWSLMVATISLVAGFGSSSKLAAAYGVAVTATMLISTILFYYVARDLWKWNKIALNVLIGFFAIIDLSFFGASATKLFQGAWFPLAIGLFIFTLMLTWKQGRSLLLQQLKDRTLTIDEFLQSLSLQQPHRVQGQAVYLTANPDVVPVAMLHNLRHNKIMHSEVALFHFSTERVPRVPDGRKVEVTKLGNGVFKVVARYGFLEYPNIHQVISLANRQGLSFRPEAISFFLSREKIVTGLKSKMILWRKKLFALMSLNALSATAYYDLPPGQVIEIGVLVQI; this is encoded by the coding sequence ATGTCAAAAATAGCTGAAGAGCCTGATTTACGTAACCAGTCAGGGCTGTCAGGCATAAAACGGCTTGCCGGGCTCTCTCTTGGTGCTCTCGGGGTGGTTTTTGGTGATATTGGTACCAGTCCTCTTTATGCTGTTCGGGAATGTTTTCATGGTGAGTATGGTATTCCAATCACACAGGTAAATGTTCTTGGTGTTCTTTCTCTGCTTGTATGGGCTCTTCTTTTGATTGTCAGCCTGAAATATCTGACCTTTATCATGAAAGCTGATAATGATGGTGAGGGCGGGATTCTTGCTCTTACCGCACTGATCATCATGCAAAGCAAGAAACAGGGTTATGAACGCTGGTTATTGGTTGTTATCGGATTGTTCGGAGCTGCTTTGCTCTATGGCGACGGCATGATTACTCCCGCCATATCGGTTCTTAGTGCGGTGGAGGGAGTGCAGATCATTGCGCCTGCATTCAGGGAGCTGGTCATACCGGTTACCATTGCTGTTCTTGTTGCTCTTTTTTTCTTTCAGCATCATGGAACAGCAAGAGTTGGGGCTCTTTTTGGGCCAATTATTTTTGTCTGGTTTGTGGTTATCGGTTTACTCGGCCTTGCTGAAATTATCCGCTATCCGCAGATATTGCAGGCTATCCTGCCCTGGTATGGAATCTCTTTTCTTTTGAGCAATCATCTTCAGGGTTTTATGGTTTTGGGTGCAGTGTTTCTCTCTGTTACGGGAGCTGAAGCACTCTATGCCGATATGGGACATTTCGGTAAACGGCCTATCCGGTTGACCTGGGTCTTGCTGGTGCTTCCTGCATTGCTCCTGAACTATTTCGGGCAGGGGGCTTTGCTGCTCGCTTTTCCAGAGCAGTCTCATCATCCTTTTTATGGTCTGGTGCCTTCCTGGGCAATGATTCCTATGGTGGTGCTCTCAACCTCGGCAACGATTATTGCATCTCAGGCCCTGATCACGGGCGTTTTTTCGTTGACCCAGCAGGCAATGCAACTTGGTTATCTGCCTCGTCTGACGGTGACGCATACATCCGATAAACATATTGGACAGATTTATGTTCCTGCGGCAAACTGGTCGTTAATGGTTGCTACTATTAGTCTTGTTGCGGGCTTTGGTTCATCCAGCAAGCTTGCTGCAGCTTATGGTGTGGCTGTTACGGCAACGATGCTTATCTCCACGATTCTGTTCTATTATGTTGCAAGGGATCTCTGGAAGTGGAACAAGATTGCCCTTAATGTTCTGATCGGCTTTTTTGCCATCATTGATCTTTCTTTCTTTGGGGCAAGTGCGACAAAGTTGTTTCAGGGGGCATGGTTTCCGTTGGCAATCGGACTGTTTATCTTTACGCTCATGCTTACCTGGAAGCAGGGACGCAGCCTACTGCTCCAACAATTGAAGGATCGTACCCTGACGATTGATGAGTTTCTGCAAAGTCTTTCGCTGCAGCAGCCGCACCGGGTACAGGGGCAGGCGGTCTATCTTACAGCCAATCCTGACGTTGTTCCCGTTGCCATGCTGCACAACCTGCGTCACAACAAGATCATGCATTCGGAAGTGGCTTTGTTCCATTTCAGCACGGAACGGGTGCCGAGGGTTCCAGACGGTCGCAAGGTAGAAGTGACCAAACTTGGTAATGGCGTTTTTAAAGTGGTTGCACGGTACGGATTTCTTGAGTATCCGAATATTCATCAGGTCATCTCGCTTGCAAATCGTCAGGGGCTCTCTTTCAGGCCAGAGGCAATCAGCTTTTTCCTGAGTCGGGAGAAAATTGTTACCGGCCTCAAGTCGAAAATGATTTTGTGGCGCAAAAAACTTTTTGCGTTGATGTCGCTTAATGCTCTCAGTGCAACGGCGTATTACGATCTTCCTCCAGGTCAGGTGATTGAGATCGGTGTTCTGGTTCAGATTTGA
- a CDS encoding septal ring lytic transglycosylase RlpA family protein, with protein MNHENHFFPISFAAILIVVALSATLMTFPVLGKNTQYSLENNSSGDALQSVATSKKGAYRQHKAHVPVTEGKASFYANQFHGRKTANGETFNMNQLTAAHPSLPFGTWVRVTNLRNRKEVIVRINDRGPYVKGRVIDLSIGAAKKIGLLKSGITKVKLEALGSGQSTLAES; from the coding sequence ATGAATCATGAAAACCATTTTTTCCCTATTTCATTTGCAGCAATCCTGATTGTTGTAGCCCTGTCAGCAACGTTGATGACCTTTCCTGTTTTGGGCAAAAACACACAATATAGCCTTGAAAACAACTCTTCCGGGGATGCACTCCAGTCGGTTGCCACTTCAAAAAAGGGCGCATACAGACAGCACAAGGCACACGTTCCTGTTACCGAAGGCAAAGCATCCTTTTACGCAAACCAGTTTCACGGTCGCAAAACAGCAAACGGCGAAACCTTCAATATGAACCAACTGACTGCCGCACATCCATCACTTCCATTTGGTACCTGGGTAAGGGTAACCAATCTGCGAAATAGAAAGGAGGTCATCGTACGCATCAACGACCGGGGGCCATATGTCAAAGGGAGAGTCATTGATTTATCCATAGGCGCAGCGAAAAAGATCGGACTCTTAAAATCCGGAATCACAAAAGTTAAACTCGAGGCACTCGGTTCAGGCCAATCAACTCTTGCTGAAAGCTGA